A genomic window from Plasmodium chabaudi chabaudi strain AS genome assembly, chromosome: 8 includes:
- a CDS encoding serine/threonine protein phosphatase 4, putative: MMNTKNLDKQIDILKKCQLLAESEVKSLCNEAKLLLINQENIRYVSLPVIICGDIHGQFFDLKELFNIGNELPEMNYIFLGDYVDRGKYSIETFLLLLALKLRYPNQITLIRGNHESRQITEVYGFYDECIKKYGSVNVWKYCTEVFDYLPISAIINEYYFCIHGGLSPSFTKIDDLKKIQRIQEIPRYGALCDIMWSDPSDINGWEKSPRGAGHLFGSDIVQKFCYINNIELIARAHQLIMEGYKWWFDKKLVTIWSAPNYCYRCGNIASIMQIDENSNFTFKCFGPSSVEDTSPTFLKKQPPIYFS, from the coding sequence atgatgaatacaaaaaatttggATAAACAAAtcgatattttaaaaaaatgtcaaCTGCTTGCAGAAAGTGAAGTAAAATCCTTATGCAATGAagcaaaattattattaattaatcaGGAAAATATAAGATATGTATCATTACCAGTAATAATTTGTGGTGACATACATGGACAATTTTTTGACttaaaagaattatttaatattggTAATGAGTTACCTgaaatgaattatatatttttaggtGATTATGTAGATAGAGGAAAATATAGTATAGAaacctttttattattattggcTTTAAAATTAAGATATCCCAATCAAATTACATTAATTCGAGGTAACCATGAAAGTAGACAGATAACTGAAGTATATGGTTTTTATGACgaatgcataaaaaaatatggatcAGTAAATGTATGGAAATATTGTACAGAAgtttttgattatttacCTATAAGTGCAATTattaatgaatattatttttgtatacatGGTGGCTTATCACCTtcttttacaaaaatagatgatttaaaaaaaatacaaagaATACAAGAAATTCCTAGATATGGAGCTTTATGTGATATAATGTGGTCTGATCCATCGGATATTAATGGATGGGAAAAAAGTCCAAGAGGTGCAGGACATTTATTTGGTTCTGACATTGTTCAgaaattttgttatattaataatatcgAACTTATAGCTAGAGCTCACCAATTAATAATGGAAGGATATAAATGGTGGTTTGATAAAAAACTTGTTACTATTTGGTCTGCTCCTAATTATTGTTATCGTTGTGGAAATATTGCTAGTATTATGCAAATCGATGAAAATTCAAATTTCACTTTTAAATGTTTTGGCCCATCATCCGTTGAGGATACTTCCCCAACtttcttaaaaaaacagCCACCGATATATTTCTCATGA
- a CDS encoding cytochrome c oxidase subunit 6B, putative: protein MADSNNLNQKFMKNYDEITSQNPHSSDPRFLQMNQFNHCAYRYTMFCRCAKELGDDDPRCKFQYYRAQIACTVEQLEEWDDQRQKGTCVMDTLPDRLTAHLRQ from the exons atggcTGACTCcaataatttaaatcaaaaatttatgaaaaactATGATGAAATAACTTCCCAAAATCCTCACAGTAGT gATCCAAGGTTTTTACAAATGAATCAATTCAATCATTGTGCTTATAGATATACGATGTTCTGTCGTTGTGCAAAAGAACTTGGAGATGATGACCCACGTTGCAA ATTTCAATACTATCGAGCGCAAATCGCTTGTACTGTCGAGCAGCTTGAAGAATGGGACGACCAAAGACAAAAAg gAACATGTGTTATGGATACTTTACCTGACCGCCTAACTGCTCATTTAAGAcagtaa
- a CDS encoding cytochrome c oxidase subunit 5B, putative: MTLSKIIRSVSLNQFGNINKRNIFNIYNKTNLVGKNEIINYTQKRTYLHFTRTLPEDYELPLDTFPENINEILTSDKKNHDFIQSYWYWKIRSESNLLNYEKLIKKSYKQLAIDLGMQIANPDNEHMLALLEFYEYLKSSPFVGPFGTIENPVIVPSVHTERVVCCTGGTGENEHVPLFFRCREGFLYRCGECDQIFMHVRVLYSLEDGNDPFPNDPDVDDTFDLNLIEENMKIYNDDQYVRWPVGNVTYRQMFLEGKWGNEKPKNVAA, encoded by the exons ATGACTTtaagtaaaataataagaagTGTATCGCTTAACCAGTTTggaaacataaataaaagaaatatatttaatatatataacaaaacaaatttagttggaaaaaatgaaataattaattacaCACAAAAAAGAACATACTTACATTTCACCCGAACATTGCCAGAGGATTATGAATTACCGTTAGATACCTTTCCTGAAAAcattaatgaaatattaacaagtgataaaaaaaaccaTGATTTTATTCAAAGTTATTGGTATTGGAAAATAAGAAGTGAAAgcaatttattaaattatgaaaagcTTATTAAAAAGTCGTATAAGCAGCTAGCTATTGACCTTGGGATGCAG ATAGCTAACCCTGACAACGAGCATATGCTAGCCTTACTCGAATTTTACGAGTATTTAAAATCATCGCCATTTGTTGGGCCTTTTGGAACAATAGAAAATCCAGTGATAGTACCGAGTGTACATACAGAGAGAGTAGTTTGTTGTACAGGAGGTACAGGTGAAAATGAACATGTACCACTATTTTTTAGATGTAGAGAAGGGTTCTTGTATCGTTGTGGTGAATGTGATCAGATTTTTATGCATGTTAGAGTTTTATATTCACTAGAAGATGGTAACGACCCATTTCCAAACGACCCAGATGTAGACGACACTTttgatttaaatttaatagaagaaaatatgaaaatatataatgatgatCAATATGTACGATGGCCAGTAGGAAATGTTACTTACAGGCAAATGTTTCTTGAAGGGAAATGGGGAAACGAAAAACCTAAAAACGTCGCTGCATAA
- a CDS encoding RNA-binding protein, putative gives MFTIRWVDLLSSESNFLQSSTKNDNINENLKNKKLPYEKEPDLNNSFLNSYNADLDNSNVGINLKLKNLKISDNPEKGENEGTEKKTLISNTKNEVTGGADQTQKNICNDGSVGNVNKINNNEKSTTFETNKNGINQNLTTNLESEVKNGIPNNAEQNNMNNIENNNTNKDDGTIGKNINDKNTKHTSKELNNNENVDKNSVKGEGHSLTKLRRNSIGGSIQSGPSCSASRATSNSSMKRNSYNIQKNKKNNNNKKDIKNSYFSKYIVEKKKNTEKNDEQINKNNPNLKDKTNVNESSVNENKKFSNLLTMPANNLIGTLSKGKKRKERNIDDQTSMSKMNCTISHDVEIDENNIPLNPTKKMKNKIKNKTNNEVNFGNENATPTIYNRMNYLTDQHQTKINKENIDLEKFNNFNNNFINYLGDIRNNPIDSMHSVNNNRVNSRLKEIAVGKSTKEYKNYVKLVKYEDRMDDDPATPNAYENITNAKFQAKYNLWRKKLHKFDTTN, from the exons atgtttacaATCAGATGGGTAGATCTTTTATCTAGCGAGTCAA ACTTTTTACAATCATCTACAAAGAATGATAAcattaatgaaaatttgaaaaataaaaaactgCCCTACGAAAAGGAACCAGATTTAAACAACAGTTTTTTGAATTCATACAATGCGGACCTAGATAATAGTAACGTTGGtataaatttgaaattaaaaaatttaaaaatttcagATAATCCTGAAAAGGGAGAGAATGAAGgtacagaaaaaaaaactttaattagtaatacaaaaaatgaagttACTGGAGGAGCAGATCAAACccaaaaaaacatttgCAACGATGGCAGTGTTGGAAatgtaaacaaaattaacaaCAATGAAAAAAGCACAACCTTCGAAacgaataaaaatggaatcaACCAAAATTTAACAACCAATTTGGAGTCCGAAGTAAAAAATGGCATACCTAATAATGccgaacaaaataatatgaacaacATTGAGAATAATAACACAAATAAAGATGATGGAACAATTggaaaaaacataaatgatAAGAATACAAAACATACTTcaaaagaattaaataataatgaaaatgttgataaaaatagtgtAAAGGGAGAAGGACATTCTTTAACTAAATTAAGAAGGAATTCAATTGGAGGTTCAATCCAATCGGGACCCTCTTGTTCTGCATCTCGTGCAACATCTAATTCATCAATGAAACgaaattcatataatattcaaaaaaataaaaaaaataataataataaaaaagacataaaaaattcttatttttcaaaatatatagttgaaaaaaaaaaaaatactgaAAAGAATGAcgaacaaattaataaaaataatccaAATTTAAAAGACAAGACAAATGTTAATGAATCATCagtaaatgaaaataaaaaatttagtaACCTTTTAACTATGCCtgcaaataatttaataggAACATTATCTAAAGGGAAAAAACgaaaagaaagaaatataGATGATCAAACAAGTATGTCAAAAATGAATTGTACAATATCTCATGATGTAGaaattgatgaaaataatattcccCTTAATCcaactaaaaaaatgaaaaacaaaataaaaaataaaacaaataatgaagTTAATTTTGGAAATGAAAATGCTACTCCAACTATTTACAACAgaatgaattatttaacaGATCAACatcaaacaaaaataaataaagaaaatatagatttagaaaaatttaataattttaataataattttattaattatttaggAGATATAAGAAATAATCCAATTGACTCTATGCATagtgtaaataataatagagTCAATAGTAGACTAAAAGAAATAGCTGTTGGTAAATCAAcgaaagaatataaaaattatgttaaGCTTGTTAAATATGAAGATAGAATGGATGATGATCCAGCAACTCCTAAtgcatatgaaaatataacaaatgcAAAATTTCAAgctaaatataatttatggcgaaaaaaattacataaatttgatacaacaaattaa
- a CDS encoding dynein light chain, putative — protein MNEIDKFKDEFDIELMEEIGKETISQFLEKMYYNEEKTNIWVSQILDTTLKELSKLNKPFKYVATCTLMEKNGSPLTASNICLWDENSDGMCSVQMGNETLDCILCIYAIRT, from the exons ATGAATGAAATAGATAAATTTAAG GATGAATTTGATATTGAACTGATGGAGGAGATAGGAAAAGAA acCATATCTCAATTTCTTGagaaaatgtattataatgaagaaaaaacaaacatTTGGGTCTCGCAAATTTTAGACACTACTTTAAAAGAGTTATCGAAATTGAACAAGccatttaaatatgttg cCACTTGCACATTGATGGAGAAAAACGGGTCTCCCCTAACAGCTTCAAACATTTGCCTTTGGGACGAAAATTCAGATG GTATGTGCAGTGTTCAAATGGGGAATGAAACCTTAGATTGCATTCTTTGCATATATGCCATAAGAACgtga
- a CDS encoding phosphatidylserine decarboxylase, putative, which translates to MKDNQNKGKISKVFRSKYMITSITLLSMILMFQYKYHEVLSVYNNDITVHQSSKLYLARLLFGRTRSRITGRLLDIEIPHGYRLFIYNLLIKYMSINKNEIKYPIESYKSISELFSRYIREETRPIEDVSEYSIISPCDSEIVNFGELNKNQNLNNIKGINFNVETFLGVNLQKKYNDDTTKFYYAIFYLSPKKYHHFHAPFDFTYNMRRHISGEVFPLFKGMFKFINNIFNINERVILGGEWKGGKVYYAAISAYNVGNIKIVNDDELLTNNLRAQLSYIGGDIDTKFYENHKKVEIGDEVGEFKLGSSIIIIFENKKDFVWNIKENQTVSVGQRIGGVNIPVPPKNKVIKIKS; encoded by the coding sequence ATGAAGGACaatcaaaataaaggaaaaatTTCAAAAGTTTTCAGaagtaaatatatgataacaAGTATAACATTATTGTCTATGATATTAATGTTTCAATATAAATACCATGAAGTTTTATcagtatataataatgatataacgGTACATCAAAGCAGTAAGTTATATTTAGCTCGCTTATTATTTGGTAGAACAAGAAGCAGAATAACTGGAAGACTATTAGATATAGAAATTCCACATGGTTACcgattatttatttataatttattaataaaatatatgagtataaataaaaatgaaataaaatatcctATAGAGTCATATAAATCTATAAGcgaattattttcaagATATATTAGAGAAGAGACTCGACCAATTGAAGACGTTAGTGAATATTCAATAATTAGTCCTTGTGATAGTGAAATTGTAAATTTTGgcgaattaaataaaaatcaaaatttaaataatataaaaggtataaattttaatgttgaaacatttttaggtgttaatttacaaaaaaaatataatgatgatacaacaaaattttattatgctattttttatttaagccctaaaaaatatcatcattttcatgcCCCATTTGATTTTACTTATAATATGAGAAGACATATATCTGGTGAAGTCtttccattatttaaaggaatgtttaaatttataaacaacatatttaatatcaATGAACGAGTTATATTAGGTGGGGAATGGAAAGGAGGCAAAGTGTACTATGCAGCTATTAGTGCATATAATGTtggtaatataaaaatcgtAAATGATGATGAATTACTTACCAATAATTTAAGAGCACAATTGTCATATATAGGAGGTGATATTGATACTAAGTTTTATGAAAATCACAAAAAAGTAGAAATAGGTGATGAGGTTGGTGAATTTAAATTAGGTTCATctatcataattatatttgaaaataaaaaagattttGTATGGaatattaaagaaaacCAAACTGTTTCAGTAGGTCAAAGAATTGGGGGTGTTAATATACCAGTACCacctaaaaataaagtaattaaaattaaaagttgA